The genome window aaaattctCAAGGTTACAGAGCAAATCAAGGTTGAACAAACAGCTCGAGATGGAAACGTGGCTGAGTATCTGAAACTGGTAAACAGTGCAGACAAGCAACAGGCCGGGCGCATTAAACAGGTCTTTGAGAAAAAGAATCAGAAATCTGCCCACTCCATTGCCCAGCTGCAGAAGAAATTGGAACAGTATCACAAAAAGCTCAAGGATATTGAACAAAATGGATCTTCCAAAGCTACCAAGGATACTTCCAAAGATAACTTGAAAGATATTCAACATGGAAAGTCTCGTACCACTGGGCATGGAACAGAGAGCAGCAAGTCGGGTGTGCCAGGTGTATCTTTGACACCACCTGTCTTTGTTTTCAGCAAGTCTAGAGAGTTTGCCAACCTGATCCGAAACAAATTTGGTAGTGCAGACAACATTGCTCATCTCAAAAATACACTGGATGAATTTCGGCCAGAAACGAGTTCCAGAACATATGGGGGCAGTGCCACCATTGTTGCCAAACCAAAATATGTTAGTGATGATGAATGCTCAAGTGGGACCTCTGGATCAGCAGATAGTAATGGGAATACTTCTTTTAGTCCTGCTGTGGCAAGTACCCTGGACAGCCAAGGAAAGCTTTCCATGATTTTGGAGGAACTAAGGGAAATCAAGGAGACTCAGTCCCAATTAGCTGATGATATTGAGAATTTAAAGACACAATTTAAAAGAGACTATGGCTTTATTTCTCAGATGTTACAAGAGGAAAGATttaggtatttttatttaactgttCTCTTGAAATTACTTTTGAACCGGTATAGGAGCTATttggaaagggggggggggaagggaaatatttcagaagcaagagataaaaataattccaatCAATATCTGGTACCAACATGTTCCACTCCTTCCAGTGACTAAAACATTAGTATTTCCTATCAAATTATGTAGTAGTCCTTTGCTTTTTGTCAAAGGAAAACTCTGTCCTCTGTCATACTGTGAATTATGTGAGTACTGGAGATAGGAGTATTCACTGCCAATTGTTTTGTAACCAGTGGAATGATTCTCATCTGTTGTGACTCAAAAAAGCTAATCAGTCTATGGTATAGCAGAACTGACTTACAGCTGATAAGTGTTCCCTTGATTCCTGAGTACCTTGTCCAAATACTTCTCACACACATTGCTATCTTGTGGATGCAATGTCACCTTGTAGCCTGGTGTAATAAACAGCTGTGAGATGTAATTTTAAGTACTCCAGCACAACTTCCTTTTGCATTTGTTACTTGGCAATTAATTACTTTATCATCTACTCTGAGAAGATATGTTCTACAGAGGACTTACCCTGCTGTACCTATATCCCGTTTGTCATATCACTTGTGACAGTCAATTCTTGAAGTCTTTACTATGCTAGTGGGGAAAAACTCAGTATAAAATGCAATGTTTAATGTTTCCCTTGTTTACAGTTCTTGAAATACAAGGAAAGGCTTGATATCACATAACATAGGGGAGGAAAGAACAATACAAATGGCCTACTGAACTCAGGACTTGGTTTGAGGGGAAGACAGTGGTCTTTTCTGATAGCTCACTGCCATTAAGATCTCAAGCCTCCTACCACCCATTTCCGCAGCGTGACAATTTTGCCTCCATCATTTTTGTGCTGACTGCAGTGTTTGCCTGTTTGTGTGTTAAATCAAACGACAAACTCACCAAAAAAATTTCTAGTTTCCTGATGATTTAGTTGAACTGGTTTGCTGTGCAGAGGCATGCCAGAACAGGCTGTACACAAATGGCAGGACCTTGCAGTTGTGTTTGAGAGAGAACATACTTTTCTTGTCATTACTGGTTAGCTAGTTAGCTAGCTCAAACTTACTTATGAAACCATATCTTCTTGTCTAAATGAAgagtgaaaaacagaaaaatgtgagTTGGAGATCCTTAGGCAGTGTTTATAGTTCATGTAATTTTCCAATGATGTACAGATATTTGCTTCTTAACACCCACTGCCAGCACGAAACACTGAAAAAAGACTTTCAGCTTGCTGAATAAATGCTTACGGAGAGTTTGCAAAGTTTTTACTGATTTCCTTTATGTGCTTTGTAATGCCAGTCCTATGAATTCATAGTACACTGAAAAActatcttttaaaatgtgtaattgTGTTCATGATTTAGCATTTCTTGAATAGAAGGCACTAAATTTAGACCTCTTTTCCTAATAAGATACGAAAGATTGGAGGACCAGTTAAATGACCTCACTGATCTTCATCAACATGAGACAGCAAACTTGAAACAAGAGCTAGCCAGCATAGAGGAGAAAGTGGCATATCAGGCATATGAGCGATCACGAGATGTTCAGGTATGTTTTTCCTTACCATAGACTTCTAATATTTGGTGGAAATCTTGTACCATGGAACACTCACGTCTTTCTACATCTTTGTAAATAAGGAGTCTGGGGAAAGATTTTAGCCCatgttttgtctgttttaaaGTGAAACCCCAGCATATTAAATCAATGTGAATCTTCATTTGTTTCACTGGATTCAGAATTTTTTCTACTGGAATTGATGATGTAGGCTGGGCAGACTTGTGGTTGAAGAATGgtctgttttaatttcttgcaCTAGAGGAGGAAGGAATTAAGTCTCCTCGTATTGTGTAAAATGCCACCTTTGACAATGTCCTAACACAAACTTCTTGTTCAGACTTTCTCCAGTAAGTAGTCTCATCACTGGCAAGGTTTATTATAAATTGAGCTTCAGGTAAAAAGTAAGAGAGCTAATTGATAAATAGACTTGTAGATTTGCCAGTTATAATTTAAGAGTTTTAAGCCATGGTCACAACAACCTCTATGATTAAAACTGTAGAATGTGTTCACCTTAGTGATCAGTTGTAGTTATGTCTGGCTTCAATCAAAAGCCAGTAATAATGTCTACAAGTGTGTCCTGATGGCATGTAGCTacatatttgaatatttatatACAATATAATCACTTATATAATGCATAATATTTCTACTTAAAGCCTGAGCAAGTGGTGAAAAATGGTGAAAACATTGTTATGCTTTACCTATTTGTGAACAAATGAGGAATGCTCAAAGACTGTCTTCATATTGCCTCAGATGGTAAAAGAAGCTAAAACCTGTCCTGTAACATAGCCCTGTGCTCACATTTCTAAACACAGAGcctgcaggcaggaggatgATCACAGTTTCCTAACTGGTGTGAGAGTCAGGAAGCTCCTGGGAACAGAATGGGAAAGGATGTACTAAATCTAAGTGCATCATAGGTTCCTTTCTAGGTTTAAAGAAGAGAGAGATCTGAtagatttaaagaaaagagaactccTTTCTGTGAAGGTATCTTGAGGATGTAAAAACATGAGACCTGAGCTGTCCAGCAGAAGGGCTATGAGCTAGTCGCTAACTTGTTAGCAGaatcctgggggggggggatgtcAGAGACTTTTAAAACTAATCGAAGTTCTACATTGATACAACCTTGTTTCTTTTATCTCTATACAGCTGGGCCTGTTTAAACCTGCCTCTTTGGGGGGTTGGCAGATAAGCTAAAATAGAGAGAAGGCATTTAAGCTCTGGATATTTTGAGTAACAACTTTGTCGCTAAAGGATGTGCAGATCGTTTCTAAAGACATGCTCAGCCTCTCAATGCAGAGCTGCAGGTACCAGACTTTTGCAGCTAGACTTTCTCTAAAGCAGCACAAGATTTGAGAATAACTTACAGTCAGAGTGGAATAAGTACCAGGAAAGGTCTTTAGTGTGTAGTGGAGAGCATGCATGAACCATAAGGGACTTTGTGCCACCCATTAAGAATtgtcttttatatatatgtatatatgtatatattactAATTCCTAGAACAGTGAAAGAAACCAGTTCTGTGTAACAcactgtgccatgtgctctgcaaTGACCTTAGTGCCTGGCTGATCACATGGTAAGCCAGTTCAACTTGCTAAAATAAGAGAACTGACCCAGCAAGACAGAGTTAATACACAGAGGTTTGGGTTGAAACAGCTTACTGTGTGATCAGGTGAATGCCCCTGCCAGTGCAAGGAAAATGTTTGGAGTTTGAGAGTGGGGAAGGAAGTAGGGATGCTGGAACATCAGTTTTCCCTTTTATACAGCGGTAAAAGGTTATGTCACATTGATCAATCTCATTAAATTATAGCCTTCCACCATGTTACCACTATTGGTGCCCAAATCCCAACTCCAGCAAGAAGTGCATTTTGGCAAATAAGTGAAGCAGTTggaaatttttctgtgtttcacttTGGGAGGGCTTAAGTGTGGGGTTAGTGCCTTAGAAAGCATTTTACTCAAAGACCACTTTTAGTCCATCctcaagaagaagagaaaggtCTGCTCCCTTTAGAACAAATTGTAAAGAGGAAGAGATCATATGAAAGAGAATCCCATAAAAGCACCACCGCAGGTTTCTCCACTGTCTCCCCTGCCCACTTGGGGTATGGATCAATGAGCCTTCACACTGATAGAGGGAGAAGGCCAGATCTTACAGAGGACTCAAGCCCACATTGTGCAACAGGTGgctttgagagaaaaaaaatgtagaccATAAAGGTTatgtaaaacaaatactacaTGTTGCAAAGTAGATTTGATTAGTATTGCAGCAAGTCCACCCTAATGTTTTCTATAGTATATAGAAAGAAACTAATTTTGTTGCTGTTCTAACACAGTGATAGTTGCTATGGCAACAGCTTTCCCATTACTTTATCTCATCAGTATATACAGCAAACATCTGTCATGAACATTAGAGTTATGATGCTTTTTCTCAAGcatgaaaaaagtaaaaactacACTGTGGCCAGTGTTGTTAGACTTGATTATGCCTGAGCAGGCAGTGATACATTCATGTAGATATACATGTGCACTTTTTTTTAGAAGTTCAGTGGTTCACTGAAATTTTAGCAGTGTATAATAAATTACACATCTAATCTAGCTGATGGATGGCTCAGCAGctaaaacatgaagaagtgtTGAATGGAAATACAGCTGCCCTaattcttgttttctgtctCCAGGAAGCCTTGGAATCATGCCAGACCCGGGTGTCCAAACTGGAGCTCCATCAGCAGGAACAGCAAGCACAGCAGTCTGAAACAGTTAATGCCAAAGTGCTCCTGGGGAAATGTATAAATGTTATCCTGGCCTTCATGACTGTCATCTTAGTGTGTGTTTCTACTATTGCAAAGTTCATTGCTCCTATGATGAAGAGCCGCTTTCATATCATCTGCACTTTTTTCGCAGTGACACTGCTGGCAATATTTTGTAAAAACTGGGATCATATAATTTGTGCCATAGAAAGGATGATTATACCCAGATGAAGCcgttggactttttttttcttttttcttttttcttttttttttttttcattttcttcccctccctgttTTTTAAGCACTGTGTGTATACAAATTCTGGTGTAAATGCATAAAAGCATATTCGTTGGCAGTCAGTTGTTCAATCTGATTTTGTCTAACTGGCTATGTCTGTGATGAACTGCTCACTTAAGTCAGTCTTCTGCCTTAATCCAAAATGTTGTCCACTTTACAAACCCACACCCACAAAAGACAGTATgatggtctgggaggaatcccAGCAACTTCAAGTGTCAGCTGTGCTTTTTACTAGGCTGGAGTGCAAAGAGTGTGACAGGAGGGAGTACCATAATGTGTATCAGCCCTGTTAGACTCATAAGTTAATTTCTCTCTGAATCCAACTGGAGTAACAAGCCAAATTGTGCTGTCATATGTATTACTAGTTCTTGATTCTAAATTAATGAGTATCTGTATATGGAGTTTCTAGTTTTCAGGACCAATGAAACTCAATGCTTCTGCTAGTAACTTTTTGCACAGAGTTCATTGTTTGTAAATTAGACCAATGATGACTATTGACCACAGTTAGCAGTTGTTCATTCTGGCACTGTTCCTTATCACATTTGGGAAACACATACATGTGGCATAAGACTTCCAAAGATGGACTGAATGGAATAAGATCTCCAGACCACTTTGTAAAGGAGTAAAGAAGCAAGTAGCTGGTGGTTGTCATCCAGACCAATGCACTTGCTTCAACCCTTGTAACCTGCAGGGGGAAAGAAGTACACAGAAAGGCATCACTGAGGTTAGCCTTTGTTAGCACTGAATTGTTGGGGTGTTCTAACTCGATGCAAAGCATTTAGGTGGTGGGACTCTGGGTACagtgggtttctttcttgtgtcAGATTAAAGAATGTGGCAGAAACCTGAGTGAAACGCTTCTTAGGGGAGCAGGGAGTTAAACTTCTGTAAATATACAAACTGCAGACTCTCTTGACAAACATTCCTGAAAATAATGTATTAACATGCAGTACTACTACTAGGAGACagggttgggtttgttttctcactggaatttattttgcttgatttaagaactgcaaaaaaattTCCCTGAAATCTGCTTGGCTTTCAGCCACGATGTAAAACAAGatctttattaaaaacaaacaaacaaaaaccaccacaaaacaaaccaccacaACGACAATTCTTCTCCACTCTCCATTAAATGAAAAGATAGTGTCTCCAGTTATTTGATGTTCAGTGTTACTACCTGTGAAAATAATTGTCAtgacagattttcttttcagttgcaGTATTTTCTATGCTGGTATTACcggagggagggagaggcttggtgtgtgtatttgtttttaatcaagTGCAATATTTGGTGTAGAAGTTGTGAGGACCTTATTCTGAGGAAAGGGAgtgggggagggagaggcaggggaAGAACTTTGACATTTTACCATGATTGGATTAACAGTGAATAGTTACTTTTTGTGGTTTCAGGAACTGAAGAAAGGACAGAATTAACTTCATAAATAATAATATGACTCAGCAGTTAGAAAATTCaattaaaacacttaaaaaaaattttaaagaattctTTATATGCGCTACATCTTTGAACAGAGAATTCAGGAAGGACTGTGCTGGTTTGCAGGCGCCGGAACTGGATCAGGTCAGGCACACCCCTGTTATCCTAACCCAGGCCTACCTAGTCTCAGAGCATGGTGGAGTGGAAGCAAAAGTCCTGCTGAGAGAAATATGACTTTTAAGAGCCCAGACTTGCCAATTGGTTTATCCCTGACTGTGTCAGGAAAAATGATTTTATAGATAAttattcttttcattattttttttctctttactccTGTATTCCTGGTATCCCCTGAAGAAGGAAAGATGTATTGTGCTATGCAGAAAACTTTTCTGCCTTCCTTGCTAcatgtgctcctgctgctgttcagttCAGGGAGACCTTTCTTCCCATGTCTCTTAACCCATTTTGTCACTGTATTGCGTGCATTGCAACAGGCCTTCACCCCCACCTTCCAAGTAGCTGTACTTGGCCTCCTTTTACAGCCAGCAGATAGACTGAGGGCACTGCTTCCGCTGAGGCAACTCATAAACTTATCTTCCCAGGAAAGTCCCTTCCACAatgttagaaaaattaaaaaagcagcagctttttcctGACTTTTACATCACAAGAAAAGGTTTTCCTTGGTaggtttttgtttccttttcatgtGTCCTCAGATCCTCTTGGTTTTTTCCACGGTTTTCTTACACTGTGGTAGTATCTTCATTTTGAAAAGGCATATAATGATAtaatggtttttttcctttttttcccatttctttagGTAATGAATGTAGTTTTATTCAGagcccttttctttttcaagtctTTTCCTAAACTCCACTACCCATTTTACTAATCAGCCCTATGACTCCCCCACTCCTTCATTTCCCTAGTCACATGATTATACATCCAttaccaaaaccaaacaaaaagaatccTAGTCCTGATCTTAAGAATGCTGTGATGCTTCTTGATGTTTTCTTGCCATCTTTATTATAATCTTCATTCTTATATTCAGCTTGCACAGCTACCTTCTGTTTTGGCCTCTTGAGAGAACAGTTTGTTTAGCGTTTTGTTAAATGAGTTCAGAAGGTTAGATGCGCAAGAAAGGAATGCCACCTGTTAATACTGTGTATGTAAGAAAAACTCCTTTGCCTGTTGCATGATTATATGTTTAAAGAGATAATCCTCCCAGTGCTGGTTTATGTAGTTAAGTGTTACATCAGGTAGTCTCAAGGTCAGGTGTATTTTTCTTGTAACAAGGGAAGCTGGTGTCATACAACCTGGGACCATGAAGGGCTCTGCTCCAAGGGCATCCTATTGCAATTCTGGAAGACAGCCTCAGTGCAAAATGAGGGTAGAATGTAAAATCGATGGCTCTACAAAAGATTGGTCACTATCTTGATAGAATCTGTGTTCAAATTGGAAACAGGAAGATCTTGCATTTCCATAATAACTTTACATCTGGCAGAGGAcacagaaaaagataaaaagactGCATAATATTAGTTATGCAAATTAAAACAACCCTAATTGGTGAATGGGCACATCAATTCTCTATTTTCCCTGCTGGATTTAAATCACTGGAGGATGTGGCACACATCAAGTAAATAATAAAGTAGTGAAGGGCAAAAGCTTGCTTTTGAGTGAAACTGCTATAGTTTTGCACAGAGTAAGGCTGCAGTGCCAGGAACCCTGCCAAGTGGAAGCCACCCAAGGGGAGAGGAGTCTCCCCTTCTGCCATCACCCCTCCATTTCCTACCTTGTGCTAACACTGGTGTGTGGTGAAGTCTTCCATATGCCATGTTAGTTCACTAGACTGGAAGAAAACCTTGGCGTAAGAGATGTATGGTTCTGCACATCTAGATATTAAAGGGCTGGTAGAAAGATCTCATGAGTATGAAGCAAGGACAAAAAGGGAGAtgaggctttttctttcttgctgcagTGAATCATTAGCTGCCCATAAAACCGGGCAGCTTCAGTGTAGAAAAGTTCTTCCTAGCATTTTCCTGCAGGGAACAGATACAAACACTACCAGGATGTGGTGGGACAGGCTAGCAAGCTGTTAGATCAAGAGCAGGATCAAGAGCAGACTGGTGCCTGTGCCATTATCTTCGGTACTGGGATCACTTCCTCTCTCTAGACTGGGATTATGTGAATGTACATATCTGGCCTGCAGTCAGAGCTCTGCTTACCATGAAAGTATGCCTAGGCCAACCCAGAGAATTGCAAGACCTCTTAAGGAGAACTCTGTTCAGCTTCTCAATGAATTAACCATGTTCTGTCAGGATACAATTTGCTTTTATGTTCTCATACAACACATTAGATATTCTTAGGATATTCCTTACACCTGCTCATCATGAGCCTCTAAAACACTCCTACTCAACAAAAAGTCGCCAGGCAGTGTCTTTTTTGCTTGGTGCTGCCTGGTAGTCAATTATTTCACTTCACTTTGACAGTAGTTCTCTGATGGAAAAGCCCCTGGATTAGTTGTTCATACTGTTCAGTAGGCTGTTGGCAGCTTTTTGTTCAGAGGGTTCTGGAGATTAATTTCTTAGGAAAGTTAGCACAATTTTCCTGATTTCTCCCACTTCAGCTTTCAGCACTAAATGAGGCTTTCTCTGAGACTTGTCGAATGGATCCCTCTGCTAGCTTCAACTAGCTTCAGCTCTGTTACTGTTGAATGTCCAATTAGTGATTGGTGGGACTGAATGAGACTCAGTTTAAATTTCTTCACTGTTCTACTTTACATTATATGCATTCATGCAACTTCTCATTTTATTGCACTCCTGTGATGTGATATCTGCTTGTTCTGAATTCTTATAGAGCCACTATAAAATCTCACTGCATTTtagtttaatattaaaatgctTGTGTTATGCAGTGCCTCTGCTGCAGGACCATCACATATGGATCCGATATCTGCTGTCCATGAAGGATATTTAAAAGCCAGTGGTTTTCTTTGAACAAATCATAACTGCTTATCTGGGGAATAGAAATTCAATAGGTGAATACAATTTGCTGTAGGAAAGATACACGATACACTGACTAGAACTGAAGCTAGACAAATCCACTGTAAGCATAAGCTTCAGTTTTGTAATCATAAGGGTTACAAACTAATTATTAGCTACAGAACAACATAATAAACAAGTACTCTAACACTTAAAGTCGAATGCGGCTGTTCAAAAAGGTATCAATTCAGGCTTATGTTTGATACAACGTTAACTACATAATCACAGGTAGTGCTTTCTGGAATCAAAATCAATGAAGAAGaaatgtggggggaaaaaaacacagaacctTGAGGTTCATTTAGGTGGTATGAAAaccaacttttttttatttgcttttctttttattttgggaaaCTGAGTCCCTTTCCGATATGATAAAGACATTTTACATCCATATTCAATGGTACGACAGAAGGTAAACACAGATTATTGTAATTAAACACTTTAATTTAGATAACAAAATTTAATCACTTCCAAAAGTCCATCTAGGACTAGCAATCAGGCAAATTtattctcctctttttttttttaaccaagcaAATATTTATCTGCTTTCTTCATTTACCATCATGCCAGAACATGGCCTTAATTAATTATATTGCTTCCCTTTAAAGTACAAGAGATTATAAAGGACTTGTTTTCAGATAAAGTTGGAATGGTCTCTCTGATCCTAAGTAGAATTCTGCACAAAGAATCAGACAATTTTACATTACAACAGTGAAAGACCAAGAAAAGTTTTGTTTTAGTCAGTGGAATTGCTTATTTTCCCTGAAAAAGCCGAGATGATGCTGTATATAAAGACTGCATGAGGCCTAGTCAAACTGTCTTGTACGGTTGATTTGCTGTATGTTTAGCATATAAAGTTGTACTGTTGTTGGGAAGTTTTGCACAAAGCCACCTTTCCTTTTTACCCAGGGAATCTGGGTCTGGTAGTATCAAGGTGTACCAAAAACTGTCTGCTTTTATTGACTAAAATTAATTGTCTCAGTGTGTCACCTGCAGCGTTTCTCatattatttccattttgtgCAGTACTGTGGAAAGATGCAATTAcgaaaatgtaatttttgtaTATTTGGTTGTGTAGTCATGACTGCCTCTAAGGTGccattaacattttttaaaataaaaatatttacatttatttgatTATGAATATCATCTCTTGAACTTACTGTCTGAACACTCAAGCCCCtatcagtttttctttctcagtaacAAATTATTCAATTGACAGTGGCAAAGCTAATCCATTAAGCACAAGGCCTagctttaaaattattaaactgaGCATTCTGCTCTCCTGCAGTTTTGACCAAAACCTGATAATTTGAGTTTCATTTACAGCTGTGACATAGCAAAACTGAATTAGGTATCATCATTACTTTTCTCCAGAGCTTGTGTGAACATGCTATGCAAATGTCATGCTATTGTGCCAAACAGTTGCACTCACtttggattattattttttttttaaatgaattagAAACCTAAgatgtatttttatgttattgTCAGAAATCTTGGTCGCAAGTGCCAAAAATGCAACTTAACATAGCTGACATAAAGCAaaacatttgcatttatttttcataaagtaGGGATCTCGTCAGCTGGCACTGGCAGCCATTGGGAATGATGTTATTTTAATTCCAAGAACAGAGCAGAAACTGTGCCATTAACAGTAACTTTGCAGTCCCACAGTACTTCCTGTTTTCTCCTATTTGAAGAAATGGTGTACAGGCACTCCCATGTCACCTGCAGGCTTTCCAAGGTCTCGTCATGCTGGGTTTTACATGGGTGCCTGGAATTCGTTCTATGTTAAGGCTAACTCCAGTCACAAACACCAGGGTCCCCCACAAACACTAATAGCTTTTTGCCCACTTCTGTCATGGGCTGAATAATCCCTGCTAATACTGGCAAACCAGACATAAAAAAATGTACCTCACTTATCATCAGTTCTCTGAGTTGTTCAAAACTCTAGCTTTGGAGTGTGCATAACACACCCTGGTAACTCTTTTAGCACCCAAAAATAGAAAGGCAGAGGGTAAAACAGAACAGTGCTGTTTAACTTAGCACAGAAAGAGGAGTGTTGCCAAGAAGTGGTCACTGCACAGTGTTAGCAATCACTGGATGAGACAAATAAGCCTTACCAGCAGTGTACTCTGAAAATACTTCATGTTCGTGCCCCAAATAACTCCAATAACCAAAGACTTCATCTGCTATTACGCTGTGACTTGTTTTGCAACACCCAAACTGACTTTGAACTAGCTGGTTCAGGCACTGCAGTTTATAAACTTAGTGATAAATGATTCCTGAAAGCACATGTGCTtatttctctgtgctgctgtggaagGTACAGCAGTAAAAGAGCAGGTTCTGCCTCCCATGGCAACTAGCACTGCATTGAAGTAGTTGAAAGGAGAAATTTCTGTGCGGTGTCCTCCTCAATTCCTGTTTGGACTGTGGACTTAGGTGACAACTCTTTAGTTTTGTGGGCTTGCCTAGTGGATCAATGCTATGTCACCTTTTATGTGCAGCTTACCAGATTCAGACAGAAGTAAAGCAGAGAGGCTAAACTACTGGAGAGGCTGGTGTCCAGTCACTAATGGGGTTCCACAAGGCTCCATCCTTGGCATAGTTCTCTTTAACATCTTTCTTAACAACTTGGAGGtgggactggaagggatactaagtaactttgctgatgacactaaactGGAAGGAGCTGTTCACTCCCTTGAGGTCAGAgagaccctgcagagagacctcagcaaattagaggactgggcaatcaccaaccaggTGAAGTTCAACGAGGGCAAGTGCCACATTCTGCActtgggatggggcaaccctggttATGTGtatagactggggaatgagaggctagaaagcagtgctgcagaaggggacctgggggtcctggttgatggcaacttgaatatgagtcagcagtgccctgacagccaggagggccaactctGTCCTGTATCCTGTTAAgcacagcattgccagctggtcaagggaggtgattgtcctgctctgttcTGCAGTGGTGCGGCCTCTCATATTGAATATTGAATACTAcatgcagttttgggcaccacaatataaaaaagacattaagcaaTTAGAGtgcatccagaggagggccatcaGGATGGCGAgaggtctggaggggaagccttatgagAAGTGGCTAAAGTCACTTGATTTGTTCAGCGTAGAAAAGAAGAGACTGATGGGAGACCTCACTGTGTCTTCAAAATCCTcaggaggggaagcagaggcCAAGttctgatctcttcactctggTGACCGGTGACAGGACTCGAGGAactggcatgaagctgagtcgGCGGAGTTAggtatcaggaaaaggtttttcacccagagggtggttgagccTTTGAACAGGCCTCCCCATGAAGtagtcacagcatcaagcctgacaaAGttcaagtgtttggacaacacatGATATGATTCCTGGAGTATCCTGCACAGAGCCAGGaattggactccatgatcctgatgggtccttttcaactcagcatattctatgattctctgatacCCTGTCTTAGGACAAGCTTAAAGCTGGACACTGCTGAGCTTCTGAAAGAAGCACCGACATGCTTTTGACAGAAACTTTAGGAATTGAACTTGCATTTTACCATGTTAACCCTTCAGTTGGTGAGTGTGTGGTTCTACCCGTGTGTGT of Pseudopipra pipra isolate bDixPip1 chromosome 5, bDixPip1.hap1, whole genome shotgun sequence contains these proteins:
- the TMCC3 gene encoding transmembrane and coiled-coil domain protein 3 isoform X1, which encodes MVERHDMNTLSLPLNIRRGGSDTNLNFDVPDGVLEFHKVKLSADSLKQKILKVTEQIKVEQTARDGNVAEYLKLVNSADKQQAGRIKQVFEKKNQKSAHSIAQLQKKLEQYHKKLKDIEQNGSSKATKDTSKDNLKDIQHGKSRTTGHGTESSKSGVPGVSLTPPVFVFSKSREFANLIRNKFGSADNIAHLKNTLDEFRPETSSRTYGGSATIVAKPKYVSDDECSSGTSGSADSNGNTSFSPAVASTLDSQGKLSMILEELREIKETQSQLADDIENLKTQFKRDYGFISQMLQEERFRYERLEDQLNDLTDLHQHETANLKQELASIEEKVAYQAYERSRDVQEALESCQTRVSKLELHQQEQQAQQSETVNAKVLLGKCINVILAFMTVILVCVSTIAKFIAPMMKSRFHIICTFFAVTLLAIFCKNWDHIICAIERMIIPR
- the TMCC3 gene encoding transmembrane and coiled-coil domain protein 3 isoform X2 translates to MPGSDTALAVDRTYSDPERHRRRKTRVERHDMNTLSLPLNIRRGGSDTNLNFDVPDGVLEFHKVKLSADSLKQKILKVTEQIKVEQTARDGNVAEYLKLVNSADKQQAGRIKQVFEKKNQKSAHSIAQLQKKLEQYHKKLKDIEQNGSSKATKDTSKDNLKDIQHGKSRTTGHGTESSKSGVPGVSLTPPVFVFSKSREFANLIRNKFGSADNIAHLKNTLDEFRPETSSRTYGGSATIVAKPKYVSDDECSSGTSGSADSNGNTSFSPAVASTLDSQGKLSMILEELREIKETQSQLADDIENLKTQFKRDYGFISQMLQEERFRYERLEDQLNDLTDLHQHETANLKQELASIEEKVAYQAYERSRDVQEALESCQTRVSKLELHQQEQQAQQSETVNAKVLLGKCINVILAFMTVILVCVSTIAKFIAPMMKSRFHIICTFFAVTLLAIFCKNWDHIICAIERMIIPR
- the TMCC3 gene encoding transmembrane and coiled-coil domain protein 3 isoform X3, whose protein sequence is MNTLSLPLNIRRGGSDTNLNFDVPDGVLEFHKVKLSADSLKQKILKVTEQIKVEQTARDGNVAEYLKLVNSADKQQAGRIKQVFEKKNQKSAHSIAQLQKKLEQYHKKLKDIEQNGSSKATKDTSKDNLKDIQHGKSRTTGHGTESSKSGVPGVSLTPPVFVFSKSREFANLIRNKFGSADNIAHLKNTLDEFRPETSSRTYGGSATIVAKPKYVSDDECSSGTSGSADSNGNTSFSPAVASTLDSQGKLSMILEELREIKETQSQLADDIENLKTQFKRDYGFISQMLQEERFRYERLEDQLNDLTDLHQHETANLKQELASIEEKVAYQAYERSRDVQEALESCQTRVSKLELHQQEQQAQQSETVNAKVLLGKCINVILAFMTVILVCVSTIAKFIAPMMKSRFHIICTFFAVTLLAIFCKNWDHIICAIERMIIPR